Proteins from a single region of Sphaerochaeta globosa str. Buddy:
- the trmB gene encoding tRNA (guanosine(46)-N7)-methyltransferase TrmB, producing the protein MQENQGTIFQDIPELEWVETKEEGQGRPIKSYVLRGAYLRTYQLEAVRRYYSSYGIAFRKQELDWQQVFGNDKPVIIEIGFGMGTATARIAKERSQYNYLGLEVFISGFAKLLHTVGTEQLENVRLMRFDAVEVLTNMVAPLSVAGFHIFFPDPWPKKRQQKRRLIQGDFARLLSSRLSSGGYIYCATDWEEYADQMLDVFSHTEGLVNPYEGFCPPISWRDTTKFEQKGLAKQHSINEVWFEKR; encoded by the coding sequence ATGCAGGAAAACCAAGGAACGATTTTCCAGGATATTCCGGAATTGGAATGGGTGGAAACCAAGGAAGAAGGGCAGGGTAGGCCGATTAAGAGCTATGTGCTCAGAGGGGCATACCTGAGAACATACCAATTGGAAGCGGTCCGCCGTTATTACAGCAGCTACGGCATTGCCTTTCGCAAGCAGGAGCTCGATTGGCAGCAAGTTTTTGGCAATGACAAACCCGTGATCATTGAGATCGGATTCGGCATGGGTACGGCAACGGCACGTATTGCAAAGGAACGAAGTCAGTATAATTACCTCGGCTTGGAAGTCTTCATTTCAGGATTTGCAAAACTATTGCATACCGTGGGAACTGAACAGTTGGAAAATGTGCGCCTGATGCGGTTTGATGCCGTTGAGGTGCTGACCAACATGGTTGCACCGCTCAGTGTCGCCGGCTTTCACATATTCTTCCCTGATCCTTGGCCGAAAAAGCGACAGCAGAAACGACGTCTGATCCAAGGAGACTTTGCCCGATTGCTCAGCTCTAGACTCTCAAGCGGGGGATATATCTACTGTGCCACCGATTGGGAGGAGTATGCCGACCAGATGCTGGATGTTTTCTCCCATACCGAAGGTCTCGTTAATCCCTATGAGGGTTTCTGTCCTCCCATCAGCTGGCGGGATACGACCAAATTCGAACAGAAGGGGCTTGCAAAACAGCACTCCATCAATGAGGTTTGGTTCGAAAAGCGGTAA
- a CDS encoding elongation factor G, with product MSVVSTDLRNVAIIGHNETGKTTLVEQMLFYANVISRPETVASGKTTSDYTEEEINHKISIHASLASMNWDGRTLNILDTPGTAGFIGETICGFRSCESAVMVVDGRDGAQIETIKLWRYLDERNKPRAVFINKMDRDRADYSKVLENLKETFKTTFVPVTIPMGNGKEFKGIINLIENKAYFMNRGEKETVGDIPAEFADYADEFRNSLIENAAEGADDLIEKYFDAGTLDSEEIRRGLREGMEQNRVVPAFCGCSEGGSGITSLLTFIRNNFPRPLGKKDWVIAEDGTAKDFIISAEGSAAAVVFKTTIDQFSGKLSFIKVLRGTIKGDTELMNVDIGKKERPNKVYRMVGKKLVETDCLPAGDIGVIAKSNIASTNSTLVEGSDQKLKFKPLAFPQPIYSLAISSDDKKSEVKMNESLHKVTEEDFTFRIKFNEETKENVVAGMGELHLNMILDKVREKQKVTIETKLPRVAYRETISHKSGIAEYSHKKQSGGHGQYARVLIEIEPLERGSYYSFTNAIKGGSVSKGYIPGIEKGLHEQMEEGFLAGYPMMDIGITLIDGKEHPVDSSEMAFKLAAKGAMKMALTKAGAVLLEPIMKLSVYIENDYLGDILSDLSGKRGRVLGQEDMGLLQLVKALVPQSELLNYAIDLKSMTSGTGSFEIEFDHYEPLSGKLADEVIKAYKESVKEEEE from the coding sequence ATGAGCGTTGTCAGCACTGACTTAAGGAATGTTGCCATCATCGGCCACAACGAAACCGGGAAAACCACCTTGGTTGAACAGATGTTGTTTTATGCCAATGTGATTTCCCGGCCAGAGACCGTAGCTAGCGGTAAGACCACTAGTGACTATACGGAGGAGGAAATCAATCACAAGATTTCCATTCACGCTTCCCTCGCATCCATGAATTGGGATGGCAGGACTCTCAACATTCTCGACACTCCGGGAACAGCCGGTTTCATCGGCGAGACCATTTGCGGATTCCGTTCTTGTGAATCTGCGGTCATGGTCGTAGACGGACGTGACGGGGCCCAGATAGAAACCATCAAGCTTTGGCGGTATCTCGATGAACGCAACAAGCCGCGCGCAGTCTTCATCAACAAGATGGACCGCGACCGTGCAGATTATTCCAAAGTATTGGAGAACTTGAAAGAAACTTTCAAAACCACCTTTGTCCCTGTCACCATTCCCATGGGAAACGGCAAGGAATTCAAAGGAATCATCAATCTTATTGAAAATAAAGCATATTTCATGAATAGAGGGGAGAAGGAAACTGTCGGAGATATTCCAGCTGAGTTTGCTGATTATGCAGATGAATTCCGCAATTCCCTTATCGAAAACGCCGCCGAAGGTGCCGATGACCTGATCGAGAAGTACTTCGATGCAGGCACGCTGGACAGCGAAGAAATCCGCAGGGGCCTGAGGGAAGGTATGGAACAGAACCGGGTCGTTCCTGCATTCTGCGGTTGCAGCGAGGGGGGCAGTGGTATCACCAGCCTTCTTACCTTCATTCGCAACAACTTCCCAAGACCTCTGGGTAAAAAGGACTGGGTTATCGCCGAAGATGGGACTGCCAAGGATTTCATCATTTCTGCTGAAGGAAGTGCTGCGGCTGTAGTATTCAAGACCACCATCGACCAGTTCAGCGGCAAGCTCAGCTTCATCAAGGTTCTCAGGGGCACCATCAAAGGCGATACCGAGTTGATGAATGTTGATATCGGCAAGAAAGAGCGTCCCAACAAAGTATACCGCATGGTGGGCAAGAAGTTGGTCGAAACCGATTGTTTGCCTGCCGGTGATATCGGGGTCATTGCCAAAAGCAATATTGCATCAACCAATTCAACCCTCGTAGAGGGATCGGATCAGAAACTCAAGTTCAAACCGCTGGCCTTCCCCCAGCCTATCTACAGTCTGGCCATCAGCAGTGATGATAAAAAGAGTGAAGTGAAGATGAACGAGTCCCTGCACAAGGTCACCGAGGAAGACTTTACGTTCAGGATCAAGTTCAACGAGGAGACCAAGGAGAATGTGGTAGCCGGCATGGGCGAACTGCATTTGAATATGATTCTTGACAAGGTGCGCGAGAAACAAAAGGTCACTATTGAGACCAAGCTCCCTCGGGTCGCCTATCGCGAGACAATCAGCCATAAGAGCGGAATTGCCGAGTACTCACACAAGAAACAGAGCGGCGGCCACGGACAATATGCCCGCGTCCTGATCGAGATTGAACCGCTGGAACGAGGATCCTACTACTCCTTTACCAATGCAATCAAGGGAGGCTCGGTAAGCAAGGGCTATATTCCCGGTATTGAGAAGGGCTTGCACGAACAGATGGAGGAAGGTTTTCTGGCCGGTTATCCAATGATGGATATCGGCATCACCCTCATCGACGGCAAGGAACACCCGGTCGATTCAAGTGAAATGGCTTTTAAACTTGCTGCAAAAGGAGCCATGAAGATGGCCCTCACGAAAGCAGGGGCAGTACTACTTGAACCTATCATGAAACTTAGTGTATATATTGAGAACGATTACCTGGGCGACATCCTCTCCGACCTTTCCGGCAAACGGGGGCGGGTGCTTGGCCAGGAGGATATGGGACTCCTGCAATTGGTCAAAGCGTTGGTTCCCCAATCCGAACTGCTCAACTATGCCATCGATCTGAAGTCGATGACCAGTGGAACGGGAAGTTTCGAAATAGAATTCGACCATTATGAACCACTGAGCGGCAAGTTGGCTGACGAGGTGATCAAGGCCTACAAGGAATCCGTAAAGGAAGAAGAGGAGTAG
- a CDS encoding helix-turn-helix domain-containing protein: MARTYNLQDIFARNLKERRRKLSLTQAQLAEKIGVSTSFVTEIETSRKAPSFATIEKISAALDVPCWTFFCEDGDKLPNDVTVMDQFAYKLKQDISHIIDVNVSLTR; this comes from the coding sequence ATGGCTAGAACTTACAATTTGCAGGACATTTTCGCGAGAAATCTGAAGGAGCGCAGACGTAAACTCTCTTTGACCCAGGCACAGCTTGCTGAAAAAATCGGGGTTTCCACCTCTTTTGTCACTGAAATCGAAACCTCGAGAAAGGCTCCTTCCTTTGCTACAATCGAGAAAATCAGTGCTGCGTTGGATGTACCTTGCTGGACATTCTTTTGTGAAGATGGCGACAAGCTTCCCAATGATGTTACCGTGATGGACCAGTTTGCTTATAAACTGAAACAGGACATCAGTCATATCATCGATGTGAATGTAAGCTTGACACGCTAA
- the fusA gene encoding elongation factor G: MNEKMTRNIGIMAHIDAGKTTTTERILFYTGENHRIGEVDNGEATMDFLEQEQDRGITIASAATTCYWKEHQINIIDTPGHVDFTAEVERSLRVLDGAVMVVCAVGGVEPQTETVWRQADTYRVPRIAFINKMDRLGANFEEAVNELKIKLGANPIPVFLPVGSEGNFSGIINLLTKKYLVFSNEDQGKTIEELEIPSSMQSEVASWYERLIDSVSSFSDEITELYFDGKEIDAALIKQTLKKATIERMALPVFVGSSLKDIGVQALLDGVIDYLPSPSEVPPIMGIHLKTEKQVEVPYSKDKPPLALIFKIQVDREAGAMDFVRVYNGVIRKGTSLMNITKKKRERVNRILRMHANRAEEVNELEAGDIGVIIGFKEGRTGDTIGSEGAQILLEQMHFPIPVISVAIEPNTLSDGDKLRAALSLLAQEDPTFTYRDDEETGQLVISGMGELHLDVLVTRLTKEMKIQARVGKPQVTYRESISKVASGSETFSKVLAGKENAAGLSITVKPLPSGSGTKYRQSAKVRGIDEIYLEAVKRGITNAFKGGIQFGYEVCDLEVEVTEIVFHELTASEFAFEACAAMCFDKVAQAAQPVLMEPVMKVTVVVPSQYVGEAISSITSRGGLVNSIESRTASEHIHAQAPLSQLFGYSTVLRSATQGRGTFVMEFDHYEAKTR, encoded by the coding sequence ATGAACGAGAAGATGACACGCAATATCGGCATTATGGCACATATCGATGCAGGGAAAACTACTACCACTGAGAGAATTCTCTTTTACACCGGTGAGAACCATAGAATCGGTGAAGTTGACAATGGCGAAGCAACGATGGACTTTCTGGAACAAGAGCAGGACCGCGGCATTACCATTGCAAGTGCGGCTACCACCTGTTATTGGAAGGAACATCAGATCAATATCATCGATACTCCGGGCCATGTGGATTTCACAGCTGAGGTCGAACGCTCGCTCAGGGTTCTGGATGGAGCTGTTATGGTTGTCTGTGCCGTCGGTGGTGTTGAACCTCAGACCGAAACGGTATGGAGACAAGCCGATACCTACCGGGTTCCCCGTATTGCCTTCATCAACAAAATGGACCGTCTGGGTGCAAACTTCGAAGAAGCGGTCAATGAATTGAAAATAAAATTGGGTGCAAATCCCATTCCCGTATTCCTGCCTGTCGGTTCTGAGGGCAATTTCAGCGGCATTATCAATTTGCTTACCAAGAAATATTTGGTATTCAGCAATGAAGACCAAGGTAAAACAATCGAAGAGCTGGAAATACCGTCTTCGATGCAGTCTGAGGTTGCTAGTTGGTATGAAAGGCTGATCGATAGCGTATCGTCATTCAGCGATGAAATTACCGAGCTGTATTTTGATGGGAAGGAAATCGATGCCGCTCTCATCAAGCAAACCTTGAAGAAAGCTACCATCGAACGGATGGCATTACCGGTATTCGTGGGCTCCTCCTTGAAGGATATCGGAGTACAGGCATTGCTCGACGGAGTCATCGACTACCTTCCTTCCCCCTCGGAAGTACCCCCCATCATGGGCATCCATCTCAAGACTGAAAAGCAAGTGGAAGTGCCCTATTCCAAGGACAAGCCGCCGTTGGCCCTGATTTTCAAGATTCAGGTCGATCGTGAAGCCGGAGCCATGGATTTTGTCCGTGTCTACAATGGAGTCATCCGCAAGGGAACATCCTTGATGAACATCACGAAGAAGAAGCGTGAAAGGGTCAACAGGATTCTCAGGATGCACGCAAACCGCGCCGAGGAAGTAAACGAACTCGAGGCTGGGGACATCGGGGTGATCATCGGCTTCAAGGAAGGCAGAACCGGCGACACCATCGGCAGTGAAGGAGCGCAAATTCTGCTTGAGCAGATGCACTTCCCCATCCCAGTCATTTCCGTCGCCATTGAACCCAATACACTCAGCGATGGCGACAAACTACGAGCCGCCCTTTCCTTGCTTGCTCAGGAAGACCCTACCTTCACCTATCGGGATGATGAGGAAACAGGTCAGTTGGTCATCAGCGGCATGGGTGAACTCCACCTCGATGTGTTGGTCACCCGACTGACCAAGGAGATGAAAATCCAAGCCAGGGTCGGAAAGCCGCAGGTCACCTACCGGGAATCCATTTCCAAAGTTGCCAGTGGTTCTGAGACGTTCTCCAAGGTGTTGGCAGGAAAAGAGAATGCTGCCGGACTTAGTATTACCGTCAAGCCCCTGCCTTCGGGAAGTGGGACCAAGTATCGGCAGAGCGCAAAAGTGCGCGGTATCGATGAAATATACCTGGAGGCAGTAAAACGCGGTATCACCAATGCTTTCAAGGGTGGCATCCAGTTCGGCTATGAAGTATGTGATCTTGAAGTAGAGGTAACGGAAATCGTTTTCCATGAACTGACAGCAAGCGAGTTTGCCTTCGAGGCATGTGCCGCCATGTGTTTTGACAAGGTTGCCCAGGCTGCCCAACCGGTACTGATGGAACCGGTGATGAAAGTTACGGTTGTAGTGCCGTCCCAGTATGTCGGGGAGGCTATCTCAAGCATTACCAGCCGGGGTGGATTGGTCAACAGCATTGAAAGCAGAACAGCCAGTGAGCACATCCATGCCCAAGCTCCGCTTTCGCAACTTTTCGGATACTCCACGGTACTGAGATCCGCAACTCAGGGACGGGGAACGTTCGTAATGGAGTTTGACCATTACGAAGCAAAAACCCGCTAA